TCCACCAGCGAGCGGAGCGTCGCATTCGAGAAAGCGTTGTCTGAACGTGGTGCAGTCATGACGTCGCCCCATCCTACCAAAGCGGCTGGAACCCGTACTATCATGGTGGGAACCAGCGAGGTCAGGATGCGACTCGGACTCAGAACAACGACCTTCGCACTGTCCATGGTCGTGGCGCTCACGGTGTTGGCCCAGGAAGGCGGCGACTACTACGGCGGGCTCGAGGCCTATGAGCGTGGGGACCACGAGGTCGCCATCGAGTTATGGCAACCGCTGGTCCGGCAGGGCGACGACGAGGCGAGCTATCGGTTGGCGTTGCTCTACGAGTCGGCACCGGCACCCTACCGCGATCCGTCCGCCGCGGTTCAGCTGTATGAGCGTCTCGCCACCGACGGCAACCCACGGGCGCAGAACAACCTCGGTCGATGTTTCGAGGCCGGGATCGGTACCGAGGTCAATCTCGAGCGTGCGGTGCACTGGTATCGGCAAGCGGCCCGTCAGGGGCGATCCATCGCCCAGGCCAATCTAGCCAGGCTGTACGAGTCCGGCCGCGGTGTTTCACGATCCCTCGACGACGCCATCCGCTGGTACCGTGCGGCGGCCAGTCAGGGACACGCCGGCTCTCAGAACCGTGTGGGTTACGCCTACGCCACCGGCGAGGGTCTTCCGTCCGACGGCGGGCAGGCGGCCAAGTGGTTCAAGCGTGCCGCAAAGAACGATCTTGCCGACGCGCAGAACAATCTCGCCGTGCTGCTGGACGAAGGCCGCGCGGGAAAGGCACAGCCCGGAAAGGCCCTGGACGGCTACGCCCGGGCGGCGGCCCAGGATCTGGTCGCGGCTCAGATCAACCTTGCCGGCAAGTATCGCCACGGGCGTGGCGTCATCCGGGATACGGCGAAGGCCGACCTCTGGGTGCAACGGATCAAAGGGCGACAGCGAGAGCCCTTCACGCTGACGCTGGCTCTTCCGTTCGACCCACCGCCGACCTCTGAACCGAAACCGGTCGTCGTGACGCTGGAACCCACGAAGACGATAGAGCCGACGGTGGTCGAGCCGACGGTGGTTGAACCGACGGTCGTTGAACCCGTAGAAAGCACCGTCGAGCGGGTCGAGAGTTCGGTCACCCCGGATCAGTGGTACGAGCGCGCGCTGGCGTACGGTTCCGGTGAGGGAAAATCTCGCGATCTCGCAGCCGCGGAACAGGCCTATCGACGTGCCGCCGACGCCGGGCACGGCATGGCGGCGTACAAACTTGGGTTCGTCTACATGCGGGGGCTCTCCGCCCACGGCAAGGTCGACTACCTCGAGGCCCATCGCTGGTTCGGTGTTGCCGCATCTCGCGGGATCGGCGATGCCGCCACGTGGCAGAAAAAGATGTCAGAGAAACTCACCCGGAAGGAGCGTCGCGACGCCGGTCTCGACGATTAGCGGGGCGTCATCGCCGCCACCGCTAGCGCGTTCCCAATCGGCTGAGATCGACATTGCCGCCGCTGACGATGCAGCAGACCTGGGCCGTCGGTGGCAGCTTGATCTTGTCTTCGAGAAGAGCGGCCAGAGCCGCCGCCCCCGACGGTTCACAGGCCAGCTTGCAGCGGGTCACGATCCAGTCCATTGCTTCCAGGATCGTCTCGTCGCGGACGGTGACCACGTCGTCCACTAACCGCTGGACATGACGCAGATTGAGCTCTCCCGCGAATGGCGCCGCCAGGCCGTCGGCGAGGGTCTGAGGGTGACCGATCGAGATCGGTTTACCTGCGGCCAACGCCTGACCCATCCCATCGGCATTCTCCGGTTCGACCCCATAGAGTTTCACTTCGGGTCGCCGGGATCGGATTGCCGCCGCGATGCCGCTGATCAGTCCTCCACCACCGACCGGCACGATGACGTGGGTGACCTCGGGAAGATCCTCCAGGATCTCGAATCCGATCGTCCCATGACCGGCGACGATCCTGGCGTCGTCGAATGGATGGACCAGGGTCAACCCTTCTTCCCGCTGCAAACGATCGACCTCTTCCATCAGGTCGCCATCGGTTCGGACCACGCGCCCGCCGTAGCGTTCGGTCGCATCGATCTTGGATTGCACCGCCCGACCGGGCATCACGATCGTCGCCGGTGCGCCGTAGGTCGCCGCGCCGCACGCGAGGGCGGCGGCATGATTACCGGCGGACATCGAGACGAGGCCACGGGATAACGTTTCTCGATCGAGGCCGGCCAGGCAGTTGAGCACGCCGCGGATCTTGAACGACCCCGTGCGCTGGAACAGCTCGGCCTTGAAGTGGACATTCTTTCCGAGGTGGGCGGAGAGACTGGACGATCCGTGGATCGGCGTGTGATGGACGTGGGCCGCGATCCTAGAACGTGCGGCGAGGATCTCGGCGCCGCTGACCAGTGACTCGCCCATGGCCCCACTATAGATGACAACCCCCTGCCGCCGGATTAGAGTGGACCGATGCCAAGCCCATTCCGCAAATCGCTGTTTCGCTATCTGAACGACCTCAAGGCCAACAACAACCGCGATTGGTTTCAGGCCCACAAGGACCGCTACGAAGACGAGATCCTGGAGCCGGCCCAGATCTTCATTCAGACGATGCAGCCGCGTCTGGCCAAGATCTCGCCCCAGATTGTCGCCAGCGATCGCAGGGTCGGTGGATCGCTGATGCGAATCTATCGTGATGTCCGGTTCTCCAAGGACAAACAGCCGTACAAGACGAACGTCGGTATCCAGTTTCGTCATGTGGCCGGCAAGGACGTTCATGCCCCCGGCTATTACGTCCATATCGATTCCGACGAGGTCTTCCTGGGGGCCGGGATCTGGCGCCCGCCGTCCGACGCATTGAAGGCCGTTCGCGCGAAGATCGACGGCGAGCCGAAGAGTTGGAAGCGAGTTCGCGATGCAAGTCGTTTCAAGAGGAGCTGGAGCCTGGGCGGGGATAGCCTCAAGCGTCCGCCGCGGGGCTACACCGAGGAGCATCCTCTCATCGAAGACCTGAAACGGAAGGACCTCATCGCCGTCTGCAAGCTACCGAAGTCGGCGGTCACTCGTCCCGATTTTGTGAAGGATGTTGCGGTTCGGTTTGCCGACGCCGCCGGATTCATGCGCTGGATCGCGGACTGTCACGACCTGCCGTTCTAACGCAACGTGACCCGAAGAATGTTGTAGTCACGACGCCAC
The DNA window shown above is from Acidobacteriota bacterium and carries:
- a CDS encoding threonine/serine dehydratase is translated as MGESLVSGAEILAARSRIAAHVHHTPIHGSSSLSAHLGKNVHFKAELFQRTGSFKIRGVLNCLAGLDRETLSRGLVSMSAGNHAAALACGAATYGAPATIVMPGRAVQSKIDATERYGGRVVRTDGDLMEEVDRLQREEGLTLVHPFDDARIVAGHGTIGFEILEDLPEVTHVIVPVGGGGLISGIAAAIRSRRPEVKLYGVEPENADGMGQALAAGKPISIGHPQTLADGLAAPFAGELNLRHVQRLVDDVVTVRDETILEAMDWIVTRCKLACEPSGAAALAALLEDKIKLPPTAQVCCIVSGGNVDLSRLGTR
- a CDS encoding DUF2461 domain-containing protein, whose amino-acid sequence is MPSPFRKSLFRYLNDLKANNNRDWFQAHKDRYEDEILEPAQIFIQTMQPRLAKISPQIVASDRRVGGSLMRIYRDVRFSKDKQPYKTNVGIQFRHVAGKDVHAPGYYVHIDSDEVFLGAGIWRPPSDALKAVRAKIDGEPKSWKRVRDASRFKRSWSLGGDSLKRPPRGYTEEHPLIEDLKRKDLIAVCKLPKSAVTRPDFVKDVAVRFADAAGFMRWIADCHDLPF